DNA from Candidatus Cloacimonadota bacterium:
AGACGAACCGTCAAATAACACTGAATTGATCAATCATCCGAATGTGAGTGTTAGCCCCCATATCGGAGCCGGAACAAAAGAAGCCAAAGGAAATGTAGGCATAGAAGTTGCCGATATTATCAACGCATTCTTTGCATAATCTTAAAATTCCTTGAGCCGATCAGCCGGCTGGCGGATTGGCTCAAGGTATATTTTGGAAATTTGATTTTTTTCGTGTATTTCGTGGTAAGTTTTTTCCCTTTTCACTTCTCCCTTTTCCCTTTTTTAAATGTCGCACCTACGGTGCTTAATTATCCTTTATTCATCGAACATAAGGCTAACGCCTTATGCTACAAATATTTCGCACCGCTGGTGCTGATTTGAAATTTTTCGTGTATTTCGTGTATTTCGTGGTAAGTTTTTTCCCTTTTCCCTTCTCCCTTTTTCCCTTCTCCCTTTTCCCTTTTCCCAGCTTCGCAATCCACCGGCTGGCGGATAAATTCTTAACTTAACAAGAAAGGAACATATTAAAATGATCACAAAAAAATATGGAAACATATTGTGCCTCAGACTTCAGCACGGTGAAGATTTTCTGGAGAAATTAATAGAATTTGCCACAGAAAATAAGTTGCAAAACGCAATTATATTAAACGGCGTTGGCATGCTAAAAGACGCTGAGATCGGTTATTTTGAGGATGGGAAATATTTAAAAAAAATATTCAACACTCCGGCTGAATTAGTTTCAACAAATGGGAATATGTATCTCAATCAAGACAATAAACCTGAATGGCATATTCACGTGGCACTGGCAGATAAAACGCACAAAATGATAGGTGGGCATATTCTCTCCGGTTTAGTTTGGAATACAGCCGAGATATTTATTCAAACCATATCCGGTGCAAGATTTATCCGTGAGTCTGAAGATGGAAATTTAAGATTGAATTTTTATTGATAGAACTGAAATTATGGATTTGTCGGGCAAGCATTGTTTTGCATAAATGAAGTTTGAATGAAATAATTTTACCGAATTTATGAAAACAAAAATCTGTTAAAACTGCTAAAATTTGTACTAATATTAATTATGAATAAGATGATAACTGAAAAAGATTTTAATAATGTGGTTGAAAATATACGGGACGGCTTGTATATCGTTGATTACAATATGAAAATAGTTTTTTGGAATAAAGCCGCTGAGAAGATTACAGGATTTAAATCAGAAGAAGTTTTAGGCTCATCTTGTAGCGATAATATTCTTAACCATGTCGATGGAAAAGGGAACAATCTTTGCAAGGGGATTTGCCCCCTTAGAAGAACTATATTTGATGGAGAACATAGACAACTACAACTTTATCTACATCATAAAGAAGGGCATGTAATACCTATTACCATAAACACTTTCCCCAGGTATAATGAGGGTGGCAAAATAATTGGTGGGCTTGAATTATTCTCAATCTTGCCTTCTGAAATTTATATGGAAGCACAAATTGAAAAACTAAGCGAGCTATCACTGATTGATTCTTTAACCGAATTATCTAATAAGCGTTTTATTGAAAACGAAATAAAATCTTGCTTAGATCAGCGAAAAAGGCATGGAATTTCATTTGGAATTCTATTTTTTGATTGTGATGATTTTGCAGACTTTAATGATGAATATGGGAGAAAAACCGGAGATCAAATACTAAAGGAAATCGCAAAAACCTCCCTCAATTCAATTCGGATTTCTGATAAAGTTAGCCGATGGGATAAAGATAAATTTTTGGGTGTTTTTCAAAATTTAAGTAATAGGGGGCTTTATGAAATGGCTGAACGACTGCGTGTTCTGATTAAACAAACGCGAATAAAATATAAAGATCGCTTCTTATCCGTCAGCGTATCAATCGGAGGAACTTTGGCTGAACATGACGACGACTTGCATTCGTTAATTGCCAAAGCCGAAAAACTTTTGCAAAAATGTAAGGAAACGAGCAAAAATCAAGTTATAATTGAAAATTTTTCTCCAAACAAATAATCAACAAAAAAATATTAAACCTGAAATAGGCGTTAATTGCCAAACTTCAATCTTACCATAGAACGAATCAGAAACGAGTCGTCGTTTTTCATTTTTCTTAAATTTTTATTGCTATAAGGGGAGTCTATCTTTAAAAATGCTCGAGCAGTAATAACCCGAATTTTTTCAGAAGGATCATTCATAAATTCTTTGAGGATATCTACACTTTTTTTTGTTTTTAAGTCTCCCAAAGTACTGAGAGCAGATTTGAGATATTTTTTCTCTATTACAAAAGTTTCGAGAGTGTCCACATAAGACGTATCTTGCAATTCCCCAATAATTGACATCGTATTTTTTACACAAAGGCTATCCTCAAGTTCCAAACCCTTCGGGATATAAGGTTTGTAAACAACAGAATTTTTTATGAAATATTTTATCGCTCTAAAAACAAGTCCGCTTTTTGTATCCAATCTTTCGTTGAAAATAAATTCAGCAGTTTCTTCGGGTTTTTCGAGTAAGATTTCACGGGCTTTTTGCACTCTCTTTATGCTACTTCCAACTTCCCATTCGGAAGCAATATCAAAGATTTCTTCGATGCTTGCAAGTGTATCAATTTCAGCAGCATTAGCTTCTGCTTTTTCTTCAATCGGTTCTTGTTCGGGAACAAAAAAAAGCGTATCAAGACCCATCCCAAAATTTCCATTAATCCAAAAGGTATCATTTTTTGTCATCTCGAGAGGATACGAATCATTTCCTCCGGTATCGAGGAAAAGTCCTATGCTGCCGCTATTTCGAGCTTGCCTTCCATAACCATAATTAGCATCATATTTATTCTGATATTTATCATCTCCTGCTACATCAAGGAAAATTCCAACCGAATTTGTTAATCCGAGTCCATTTCCCCCTTCAATAGAATAGCGGTCGTTTCCACCCCGATCAACGAGAAAGCCCACCGAATAATCATGTCCGCTCCCTTGCCCCGGACCGTGTTTGGAATAGTAATGATCTTCCCCTTTTTCATCATATAAAAATCCTCCGGCAAGGTGAATTCCACTTCCTTGAGGATAGTAAACAGCATCATAAAAATCATTTCCGGATTTATCAACAATAATTCCGAGCGCATACCAATAGGCAACAGCTTGAGCATACACTCCGCCTTTAAAGGAATCATTGCCATCTTCATCATAGAGAAATCCAATTCCTCCAGCCATTATAGGACGAACTCCGAATCCAAATCCCTGAGACATACTTCGCGTATCAAATGGAGCAAGCGGCGTGTGATAATATTTTCCACCTGCAAAATAAAAATCATTACCGGAAAAATCGAGCAACAATCCAGCGCCAAGAGTTCCACCAAACGCTTCCCCGCATTCGGTTACGGAATATATGTCGTTTCCCTTTTTGTCGGTTAAATTTGAAATTCCAAAAGTCCCGGCACCCAGACTATACAATCCTGTTCTGTAAACATCATCACCTTGTTCGTCAATGGATAATTGATACCCGAAAAGACATGAAAGAGCCAAGTCGTTTCCATGATAAAAATCATCTCCGTCTGCGTCAAAGTTGATTCCAATTCCCTGCACAACGCTAAACAATCCGCCGATTGTTTGGTTCTGATAGAGATCATTTCCCTTGAAATCCAAAACCATATAATACGGACTGAAAAACGTCGTATTGATTTTTGAATTGTAAATATCATCACCGTTCGGATCAAGAATAAATGTATAATTATCCGAATATATGTCTCGTTCCGCAGAGCCGATACAGAAATTTCCCCATTTTGTTCTTGATTCGATTCTATTCCCCCATACAAATTTATTTTCAGAAAAACTGTTTTTCAAGACATCAAATCCGTCCTGAAATATTTTTACTGCATTCATCATTTGAGAAAAATTTATCTTTTTTATAATTGGAATTACACTCTCTTCAAATTCCAGATCATCAAATTTATCAATATCATTTTGGGTGAAAAAGTCTTGATATTTCAAACTATCTTCCGACTCTGCCCACATTGTATAAGAGGAATAACGTAATATTTTCAATTCCTCGATACTCAAAGAGTCCCAAACTTGCTGATAATAAAAATCTGATTTTGCGAATACCAAATCTATATAACCAAAAATATCTTCCTGATTTTTTACCTTATTTTGGAAATAGTTTTTGAATTCTTTCTTACAACTTGTAATCGAATCACTAGCAAATATCTCTTGACCGAAATATGAGATAATTTGAGAAAAAGATTGCTGTGATAATATTTGTTCGGTTCTTTCAACAAAATTCGGAAATTCCATCGGGTTGTTTAAAATATCAATTATTACCGGAATTTTAAATTCCGTACTACTTACCCAATCTTTCAAGAAGTTTTCTGAGCCGGGTTTGATGTTGTTACGCAACATCATTGTATTAAAAATTTGCATTTCAGCAGGAGTGATTATTTCAGCAACTGATTGGGTTGCAATAAATAGTATAAATGTTAATAAGATAATTTTTTTCATAAAGTCTTTAATTTACTTGATTTTGCGCTGAGTAATAGGGAAAATTGAAGAATGCTATTTCTGATTATATTCTATAGATTATCACGGTTTTTTCTTTTTTATAATCATTGAGCCATTCTTTAAATTGATCTTCAATAAATTTTTTGCGGTATTGCTCTTTTATAGAAGAGAAATCTGCTCTGCTTTCAATTTTCTTATTTAGAATATGATAGAATCCAAAACTGGTATTGCTGAATCTGATCGGATTACTGTAAGCTCCCACTTTTCTAGAAAAGGCATCTCGCAAAATGATCTGACTATTGGAAAGATTATTGATATTGTCGTAATAGCTAACCCAGCCGGTATTTTTCATTCCGCCGAGATAATTTGAAAGAGAGTCATTTCTATCTTGAACCAGCCTGCTCAAATAATCTGTAAAAATACGACAACTGTTATATTTGCAAACATCAAGGAAGCGGTCTTTTGCAAAAGAATAGGCTGCGTAACCGGTAATCTTTTTGCCTTGAATTTTATTTTTGACCATGACAATTGCATAACCGTTTTCCTGCTTAAATATTTTTGGAATCACATTTCCGTCATCGGTTCTGTATAAAGGCTCGAAGTCTTCTTCGTAAATGGAAACATTGCTATCAAGCATTAATGATTTTTTTTCTTTTATTTTTACGAAACTTGTCGTATCCACATAACCCAAACTATCAAATTCCGCAAATTTGTATCCAATCTCCAGAGAATCATAGATGCTCACAGCACTTTCAAAACATAAACTATCTGCCTTTTCTCGAATCATTTCGCTTATAATGGTTTCTTTTACATCTTCAAATTCCGGCTCGAATATCTGTTCTCTACCCAATAATTTAATGATGAAATAACCTTCAGCAGTCATAATAGGTCTGCTGATTTTACCCATTTGCATTTTTTCTACGGCTATCTTTATCTCTTTATCTAAATCTTCGATGTTTATAAAAGTCCCGTTTTTATCGGACAAATGATTTTGACGATAAAATATTTTGGATATTACAGAAAAATCTATCGAATCACGTAAAGCAGAATTAATTGAACGTATTTCACTTGAAATATTATATTTTGGATCAAGAAAAATTGTTTGCAATTTGACCTTATTTTCTACGAGATATTTTTCTTTATTTGCCAAAAAGATTTTTTGGGCTTTCTGCAAGTCCACAGCCTGACGAATGCCGGTTGTGTCTCGCTGAATAAATAAGTAAACAAATTGGTATGAATCTTCAGGATAAAAATTATCTTTATTTGCAGAATAATATTCTTCGAAATTTTTCTTCCTTTCTTCGTAAAGGTGTTTTTCTGTTAATTTTTTGATTCGGGATTTAAGTTTTCTTTTTTCATTGAAGGATAATTTTTTTCGTCTATTCACTCTGCCGATATAAAGAAAATTATCTTTTACTTTTTTAAAGATTGAATCTTCAGGAGTTACAAATAGCGTATCCATTATCAGCGGATAGGGTTCTGTGAAATAGGGAAGATTTTGGATCAGTTCGATATTGCGTCTGATTTGAAAATTATTCTTAGGAAAGTGGAAGTGATTATTTTTTACAAGTATGCAAAGCGTATCTATCAAGCTATCGGCAAGCACTTTATATTTAATTCCCTCGAGCTTTTCTATCACATCACTAATAACTTCTTCAAGTGGAAGTGTGTCTCTTACGGTTGTAAATTCTTCGATATTTTCCTCATAATATTTTTGGATTGCTGATGAGTCGGGAGTGAGAGATTTGTCAAATTCCAATTCTTCCCGATTTAATTTTAAATAGCTGAAATTAAATTTATAAATATCTTCATCCTTTATTTTTTGTTCAAAATAATTATCAACTTCGCTATTTATGTAAATTGTTTTTCCGGTATTTATATAATCGTGCCATACTTTTGAGGAAATATCATTCAAATTAATCAGTTCATCTCGCTTTATTTCTGCGGTCTGGAAGACGATCCAGCCATCATCCTGCTCGATTGGCATAGAAAAAACAGATCCTACCTTTTGAATTAAAGCGAATTTGATAATATTCTGATTGTTTTTCAATTGCCCAATATTATCTCCGCGTTTTATAAAATCCGTTTCGAATATATGAAAATCCGGATCATAAAAAATATTTGAATTCTGAAATTTTTTGATAAGTTCGATAGCCTTTGTTCTGGATTTTCGGTGAGCAATCTTGCGATATTTTTCCAAATATTTTTGGTATGATTTGGTAGATGATAAAAACATCCGGTCTTCAATATAGATAAATTTGATTTTCACTTTTCGAGGGGAAGAATATTTGTTTTTGTTCGCTTCGTAAAATTTATCCAAATAAAATGGAGTGGAGGGAAAAGTGGCTGGCATCAGTGAATCCGGAACAATATTATAGGCTAACCTGATCTTGGAATTATTTCGGATATATCTTGCATACAATTCTTCGTCGGTAAGTGCAAATTGTTCTTTAATTATATTTTCAATTTTGGTATAAAAATAATCATTCTTAATTGTGCTTACAATGGCCTGATAGCGTTTCGGATAATTTTGTTTAAACTGAATAAGTTTTTGTTTATCAAATATGCCATTAGTTAAAAAAATATCTTTGTCAGAATAAATTTGCCGAAATATTGCCTCAATCTCCGGAACAGAAAAAGTTATATTGTGTTCTTCCGCATAAATTTCAAAAAGATTTTCACGGATGAGTTCGTTCATAGCCAACTTTCTCAAATCTTTTCTAGGTGAGAATTCGGAAACAGAAGGAAATTTTGAATTATCAGCAAGATATTCTTTCCACAAATTTTCATAGTGATTTTGAAGTTGAAGCCATGTTATTGATTTATTGCCAACTTCTGCCATGATGTTTGGATTTGCTTTCAAACCGGAAAAAACAAAAAGCAGGCTAAAAATGAATAAATATTGGATGTTTTTTTTCATAATAAAAATATTTTAATAAAAACAAATTTTACCACTGTTGTGAAAACCTATTGTATTTAATTTTTCTCAGCGTTTTTTGTAGTAAAAAAAGTATGGATAAAAAATGTTCGATTGACTTATTTTTTCCACTAATCTCGCTCCCATTGATCATGAAGAATCTCGTTCCCATTCGATCATGAAAAATCTCGTTCCCAAGCCCCAGCTTGGGAACGCAATTAATTGAAAAAATGTACGAGAATCTATTTTTTCCATCTTCTCATTCCCATTCGATAGTGCTGGGAGGTTTGGAACTAATATCATAAACCACGCGATTGATGCCAGTTACTTCGTTGATGATTCTGTTAGATGTAGAGCGAAGAATTTCGTANNNNNNNNNNNNNNNNNNNNNNNNNNNNNNNNNNNNNNNNNNNNNNNNNNNNNNNNNNNNNNNNNNNNNNNNNNNNNNNNNNNNNNNNNNNNNNNNNNNNTATTTTTTCCATCTTCTCATTCCCATTCGATAGTGCTGGGAGGTTTGGAACTAATATCATAAACCACGCGATTGATGCCAGTTACTTCGTTGATGATTCTGTTAGATGTAGAGCGAAGAATTTCGTAGGGAATCCGCGTCCAGTCGGCAGTCATTCCATCCAAACTGTTGACCGCACGAAGGGCGCAAACATTTTCGTATGTTCGTTCATCTCCCATCACCCCAACTGATTGAATGGGTAGTAAAACTGCAAACGCTTGCCATGTTTTGTGATAAAAATTATGATTTCGCAATTCTTCGATAAAAATAGCATCAACTTCTTGCAGGAGTTTTACCTTTTTGGGAGTAATATCGCCGATAATGCGGACTGCGAGACCGGGGCCAGGGAATGGATGTCTGTAAAGAACATTGTAGGGGATTCCTAATTTTTCGCCAATTTTTCTCACTTCGTGTTTATACAATGCTTTCAAAGGCTCGATGATCTTCAAATTCATTTTTTCGGGAAGTCCACCCACATTGTGATGCGATTTTATCGTAACCGACGGTCCTTTTTGGCTACCTGTTTTCGAGCTGCTTTCGATAATATCCGGATATAATGTTCCTTGTGCGAGGAACTTCACGTCATCAGCAAATTTGTTCCTGAGAGCTTCTTCTTCAAATATTTCTACAAATAAATTGCCAATTATTTTTCTTTTTTTCTCGGGATCAACTACTCCTGCCAATTTTTTGTAAAATCGCTCGGCAGCATATACTACGTGAAGTTTAATCTTCAGATAATTTTCAAAAGTATGGACTATCTCATTGATTTCATTTTTCCGCATCAAACCATTATCTACGAGTATGGGAATTAAATTATTCCCAATTGCTTTGTAAATCAAGACTGCTGCCACAGAGGAATCCACCCCACCGCTGAGCCCGAGAATAACTTTTTTGTCCGCTACTGTTTTTTTGATCTTATCAATTGCGGTTTGGACAAAAGTATCCGGCTTGATTTTTGGCTCGATTCCACAAATTTTATAGGCGAAATTTTCAAATATTGTTATTCCTTTGTCTGTGTGGGTAACTTCCGGATGAAATTGCACTCCGTAAATTTTTTTTTGTAAATTTCGGATAGCAACAAATGGAGCATTTTCGGATGAAGCGATACATTCGAAATCCGGTGGGATTTTACTGACAATATCGCCGTGACTCATCCAAACAGGCTCACCGGAATTTATTCCATCTAATAATAGGTTTTCCGCAAACTGACTTTTTCCCTTTTGAGAATGCTTGTTATTTGCAATTTTGATTTCTGAGTAACCGAATTCTTTTTTGGAAGCGTGCTTCACCTTCCCGCCAAATATTTTAGCAAAATATTGCATTCCGTAGCAAATTCCTAATATGGGAATATTCAGAT
Protein-coding regions in this window:
- a CDS encoding PPC domain-containing DNA-binding protein — translated: MITKKYGNILCLRLQHGEDFLEKLIEFATENKLQNAIILNGVGMLKDAEIGYFEDGKYLKKIFNTPAELVSTNGNMYLNQDNKPEWHIHVALADKTHKMIGGHILSGLVWNTAEIFIQTISGARFIRESEDGNLRLNFY
- a CDS encoding sensor domain-containing diguanylate cyclase — its product is MNKMITEKDFNNVVENIRDGLYIVDYNMKIVFWNKAAEKITGFKSEEVLGSSCSDNILNHVDGKGNNLCKGICPLRRTIFDGEHRQLQLYLHHKEGHVIPITINTFPRYNEGGKIIGGLELFSILPSEIYMEAQIEKLSELSLIDSLTELSNKRFIENEIKSCLDQRKRHGISFGILFFDCDDFADFNDEYGRKTGDQILKEIAKTSLNSIRISDKVSRWDKDKFLGVFQNLSNRGLYEMAERLRVLIKQTRIKYKDRFLSVSVSIGGTLAEHDDDLHSLIAKAEKLLQKCKETSKNQVIIENFSPNK
- a CDS encoding peptidyl-prolyl cis-trans isomerase — its product is MKKNIQYLFIFSLLFVFSGLKANPNIMAEVGNKSITWLQLQNHYENLWKEYLADNSKFPSVSEFSPRKDLRKLAMNELIRENLFEIYAEEHNITFSVPEIEAIFRQIYSDKDIFLTNGIFDKQKLIQFKQNYPKRYQAIVSTIKNDYFYTKIENIIKEQFALTDEELYARYIRNNSKIRLAYNIVPDSLMPATFPSTPFYLDKFYEANKNKYSSPRKVKIKFIYIEDRMFLSSTKSYQKYLEKYRKIAHRKSRTKAIELIKKFQNSNIFYDPDFHIFETDFIKRGDNIGQLKNNQNIIKFALIQKVGSVFSMPIEQDDGWIVFQTAEIKRDELINLNDISSKVWHDYINTGKTIYINSEVDNYFEQKIKDEDIYKFNFSYLKLNREELEFDKSLTPDSSAIQKYYEENIEEFTTVRDTLPLEEVISDVIEKLEGIKYKVLADSLIDTLCILVKNNHFHFPKNNFQIRRNIELIQNLPYFTEPYPLIMDTLFVTPEDSIFKKVKDNFLYIGRVNRRKKLSFNEKRKLKSRIKKLTEKHLYEERKKNFEEYYSANKDNFYPEDSYQFVYLFIQRDTTGIRQAVDLQKAQKIFLANKEKYLVENKVKLQTIFLDPKYNISSEIRSINSALRDSIDFSVISKIFYRQNHLSDKNGTFINIEDLDKEIKIAVEKMQMGKISRPIMTAEGYFIIKLLGREQIFEPEFEDVKETIISEMIREKADSLCFESAVSIYDSLEIGYKFAEFDSLGYVDTTSFVKIKEKKSLMLDSNVSIYEEDFEPLYRTDDGNVIPKIFKQENGYAIVMVKNKIQGKKITGYAAYSFAKDRFLDVCKYNSCRIFTDYLSRLVQDRNDSLSNYLGGMKNTGWVSYYDNINNLSNSQIILRDAFSRKVGAYSNPIRFSNTSFGFYHILNKKIESRADFSSIKEQYRKKFIEDQFKEWLNDYKKEKTVIIYRI
- the guaA gene encoding glutamine-hydrolyzing GMP synthase gives rise to the protein MILIIDFGSQFTHLIAKAIEKIHVRSEIISHRIKADEIKKKSPAGIILSGSPSSTLAENSPTCDRAIFDLNIPILGICYGMQYFAKIFGGKVKHASKKEFGYSEIKIANNKHSQKGKSQFAENLLLDGINSGEPVWMSHGDIVSKIPPDFECIASSENAPFVAIRNLQKKIYGVQFHPEVTHTDKGITIFENFAYKICGIEPKIKPDTFVQTAIDKIKKTVADKKVILGLSGGVDSSVAAVLIYKAIGNNLIPILVDNGLMRKNEINEIVHTFENYLKIKLHVVYAAERFYKKLAGVVDPEKKRKIIGNLFVEIFEEEALRNKFADDVKFLAQGTLYPDIIESSSKTGSQKGPSVTIKSHHNVGGLPEKMNLKIIEPLKALYKHEVRKIGEKLGIPYNVLYRHPFPGPGLAVRIIGDITPKKVKLLQEVDAIFIEELRNHNFYHKTWQAFAVLLPIQSVGVMGDERTYENVCALRAVNSLDGMTADWTRIPYEILRSTSNRIINEVTGINRVVYDISSKPPSTIEWE